In Amyelois transitella isolate CPQ chromosome 27, ilAmyTran1.1, whole genome shotgun sequence, a single genomic region encodes these proteins:
- the LOC132903508 gene encoding uncharacterized protein LOC132903508: MTSTTVKCANCNVVINELLTFLRNVVDFMDEESIHQLCTSTYSAEEIVKAKSLLYDAVPNAKKMPLRRKEGKKRMSRDLDDIICLMKAGNRELFPIFAAVDIHRVPPVSFDHVDATRILKDILRMQNQIAELKENAVSRDEFEGLKQVIGNMKFASILDNSFSVSKVNHKRGACLQDSFSFDSGPIGLHYMPINTSKSSADIEVKLRDQQQVNDRPSNSNDDIAAESVPLTCKQNCETSKNCRVEAAISAQINNPEREDNNNAQSTGPKETVCAPPENTESLSQKPVCEQASCARSAAAESPIPVSVCSRRAPIDEETSQPASRMRNIKDVLRYQEVSVDESQSAASREDTEWQIVHRSKSRRR; this comes from the exons ATGACCTCGACCACTGTGAAGTGCGCGAACTGTAATGTAGTGATCAACGaacttttaacatttttacgaAATGTTGTGGATTTTATGGACGAGGAAAGTATCCATCAACTGTGTACGTCAACATATTCGGCGGAAGAAATAGTAAAAGCTAAATCTCTTCTGTACGATGCCGTGCCGAATGCGAAGAAAATGCCTCTGCGCAGGAAGGAAGGGAAAAAGCGAATGTCGAGGGATCTCGatgatattatttgtttaatgaaGGCTGGAAACAGGGAGTTGTTTCCGATATTTGCAGCTGTAGATATACATCGAGTGCCCCCGGTATCTTTCGATCACGTCGATGCTACGAGGATTCTTAAGGATATCCTGAGAATGCAGAATCAGATAGCGGAGCTGAAAGAAAATGCAGTCTCAAGAGATGAGTTTGAGGGTTTGAAACAAGTAATCGGGAATATGAAATTTGCGTCCATATTAGATAACTCATTCTCAGTTAGCAAAGTGAACCATAAAAGAGGTGCGTGTCTACAGGATAGCTTTTCTTTTGATAGTGGCCCCATAGGTTTGCATTACATGCCAATAAACACATCGAAGAGCTCAGCTGATATTGAAGTGAAACTCCGTGACCAACAACAGGTTAACGACCGTCcttcaaattcaaatgatGACATAGCAGCTGAGTCTGTCCCTCTCACGTGCAAACAAAACTGCGAGACAAGTAAAAATTGTCGAGTAGAAGCGGCGATATCTGCGCAGATCAACAATCCCGAGCGAGAAGATAACAATAACGCACAGTCAACGGGTCCGAAAGAGACGGTATGCGCCCCACCGGAGAACACCGAGTCGTTATCGCAGAAACCTGTTTGCGAGCAAGCGTCATGCGCCCGCTCCGCCGCCGCCGAGAGTCCCATCCCCGTCTCTGTATGCAGTCGACGGGCGCCCATCGATGAGGAAACATCTCAGCCAGCGAGTCGAATGCGTAATATCAAGGATGTTTTGAGGTATCAGGAGGTATCGGTGGACGAAAGTCAATCAGCTGCCAGTAGGGAAGACACGGAGTGGCAAATCGTGCATAGGTCTAAATCTAGGCG ACGCTGA